One window of the Vigna radiata var. radiata cultivar VC1973A chromosome 1, Vradiata_ver6, whole genome shotgun sequence genome contains the following:
- the LOC106773409 gene encoding uncharacterized protein LOC106773409 isoform X1, with the protein MAMRPCFTGQANGFFVGFSSVFPIFHCRSTNLWKKSFTTHVICHDTKSKEELLVVVGGGAAGVYGAIHAKTVAPHLRVVVIEKGKPLSKVKVSGGGRCNVTNGHCVDNMILAENYPRGHKELRGSFFNIHGPADTMSWFTSHGVELKIEDDGRVFPVSNSSSSIIDCLMSEVKQRGVSLQTRKAVAAISILSGGKFLLEIQQHTSIHVERVEADYLLIASGSSRQGYTLASQLGHSIVDPVPSLFTFKIEDLCLRELSGVTFPKVKVRLKLDSVQRNIPKLTQVGPMLITHWGLSGPVILRLSAWGARFLFSSSYKGKLFVDFIPDLHVETLKSILSHHKLQYAKQKVLNSCPPEFGITKRFWSYVLERQGLSGDVLWASMSNSSLMSIGSLLKDCIFEVTGKGQFKDEFVTAGGVPLSEISLNTMESKVCPRLFFAGEILNVDGVTGGFNFQNAWSGGFIAGTTIGGLALESCIGLK; encoded by the exons TCAAAGGAAGAGCTGTTGGTGGTTGTTGGGGGTGGGGCAGCTGGGGTGTATGGAGCAATTCATGCCAAGACTGTGGCACCCCATCTCAGGGTCGTAGTTATTGAGAAGGGAAAGCCTCTCTCCAAG GTAAAAGTTTCTGGAGGAGGACGGTGCAATGTGACTAATGGGCATTGTGTTGACAATATG ATTTTGGCAGAAAACTATCCGAGAGGTCACAAGGAACTGAGAggatctttttttaatatacatggTCCAGCGGATACAATGTCCTGGTTTACCTCTCATGGAGTGGAGCTGAAG ATTGAGGATGATGGCAGGGTATTTCCTGTCAGCAACAGTTCTTCTTCTATAATTGATTGTCTCATGTCCGAAGTGAAGCAAAGGGGAG TTTCTCTGCAGACCAGAAAAGCTGTAGCAGCAATATCGATTTTATCTGGTGGCAAATTCCTTCTTGAGATTCAGCAGCACACATCTATTCATGTTGAACGTGTTGAAGCTGATTATCTATTGATTGCTAGTGGTAGTAGTCGTCAG GGTTATACTCTTGCATCTCAGCTTGGTCATTCAATTGTAGATCCAGTGCCAAGCTTGTTTACTTTCAAAATAGAAGATTTGTGTCTGCGGGAGTTGTCTGGG GTTACATTCCCTAAAGTTAAAGTGAGGCTAAAATTGGATAGTGTCCAAAGGAATATACCTAAGCTTACACAG GTTGGTCCCATGTTAATTACACATTGGGGGCTCAGTGGACCTGTTATTCTTCGGTTATCTGCTTGGGGTGCTCGTTTTCTGTTCAGTTCAAGTTACAAGG GCAAACTTTTTGTGGATTTTATCCCTGATCTGCATGTGGAAACTTTGAAGTCAATTCTTTCTCATCACAAGCTTCAATATGCG AAACAAAAGGTACTAAATTCATGTCCTCCTGAATTTGGCATAACAAAAAGATTTTGGAGCTATGTGCTGGAAAGACAG GGTTTAAGTGGAGATGTCTTGTGGGCTTCTATGTCAAATAGTTCATTGATGTCCATAGGTTCTTTGTTAAAGGACTGCATATTTGAAGTGACTGGCAAG GGTCAATTTAAGGATGAATTTGTTACTGCTGGTGGTGTTCCCTTATCAGAG atttcGCTGAATACAATGGAAAGCAAAGTTTGCCCACGTCTATTCTTTGCTGGAGAG ATTCTGAATGTTGATGGGGTAACTGGTGGTTTCAATTTCCAG AATGCTTGGTCAGGAGGATTTATTGCAGGAACCACCATTGGTGGATTAGCACTTGAATCTTGTATAGGTTTAAAGTAA